The Leadbettera azotonutricia ZAS-9 genome has a window encoding:
- a CDS encoding type II toxin-antitoxin system VapC family toxin — MDSNAAIAIVLQQGKGIDFSEAIEKSEKVVSSEFFRIEVANVIRKYYKGNFIKREQCSELLEIAEGLVDEFIPIRENNIEARNEAIRLDYSAYDMLYLSLARRTGATLLTLDHPLLMLAKKEGISIIE; from the coding sequence TTGGATAGCAATGCCGCAATAGCCATTGTCTTACAACAAGGAAAAGGAATTGATTTCAGTGAAGCGATAGAAAAGTCAGAAAAAGTAGTTAGCTCCGAGTTTTTTAGAATCGAAGTTGCCAATGTTATAAGAAAATACTACAAGGGAAATTTTATAAAGCGGGAACAATGCAGTGAACTGCTGGAAATAGCAGAAGGACTGGTTGACGAATTTATCCCCATAAGGGAAAACAATATAGAAGCCCGTAATGAAGCAATACGATTGGATTATTCCGCTTATGACATGCTCTATTTATCCCTTGCCCGAAGAACGGGGGCAACTTTGTTGACACTCGATCACCCGTTACTTATGCTGGCCAAAAAAGAAGGAATAAGCATCATAGAATGA
- a CDS encoding ABC transporter permease subunit — protein MVFIVLFGFIVGYLISRFRFRGRKFIYTLFMMGMMVPMHALLIPIYILFSKSGLTNHWFTIAFPNVAFGLPMAIFLIESYIGTIPKKLEEAAIIDGPGFSMTMFTIIFPRMMTTMVIAMFPAILIYFFFQKNNPRDDVRSN, from the coding sequence TTGGTATTCATTGTTCTTTTTGGTTTTATTGTAGGATACCTGATATCACGGTTCAGGTTCAGAGGGCGTAAATTTATTTACACTCTCTTTATGATGGGCATGATGGTTCCTATGCATGCGCTATTGATACCTATCTACATATTATTCAGTAAATCAGGACTCACCAACCACTGGTTTACCATTGCTTTCCCCAATGTGGCTTTTGGACTTCCCATGGCAATTTTTCTGATAGAAAGCTATATAGGGACCATTCCCAAGAAACTTGAAGAGGCGGCAATAATAGATGGCCCAGGGTTTTCAATGACGATGTTTACGATCATCTTCCCCCGTATGATGACAACCATGGTTATAGCGATGTTTCCGGCCATATTGATCTATTTTTTTTTCCAAAAAAATAATCCAAGGGATGATGTCCGGAGCAATTAA
- a CDS encoding glycyl-radical enzyme activating protein, producing the protein MGSATGLIFNIQHFSIHDGPGIRTTVFMKGCSLRCYWCHNPESLNSGPELQFTPSRCIGCGACVEVCPYADPEKTARFTPACTNCSACAKVCYAGALSIAGRQYHAEELAELLLKDKKLLANSGGGVTFSGGEPLLQADFVSAVSALLKKENIHTAIETASNVPWESFEKTLPLTDLFICDIKAFSDELHQKGTGAGNRQILDNLTRLSRTGAGILFRIPIIPCYNDTEDAVLEIGGFVQSLEQKHPVELLAFHNICAGKYDALGREFAARDTKPPSGEFMGHLKSTLEEKLDTEVIWKP; encoded by the coding sequence GTGGGCAGCGCCACCGGCTTAATTTTCAACATCCAGCATTTCTCAATCCATGACGGGCCGGGGATACGAACTACGGTCTTTATGAAGGGATGCAGCCTCCGTTGCTATTGGTGCCACAACCCCGAGTCCCTCAATTCAGGCCCTGAGCTGCAGTTTACCCCCTCCCGCTGTATAGGCTGCGGGGCTTGCGTTGAGGTCTGCCCTTATGCCGACCCCGAAAAAACTGCCCGTTTTACCCCCGCCTGCACAAACTGCAGCGCCTGCGCCAAGGTCTGCTACGCCGGGGCTCTCAGTATTGCGGGTCGGCAGTACCATGCGGAAGAACTCGCCGAACTCCTCCTTAAAGATAAAAAACTCCTGGCAAATTCCGGCGGGGGCGTCACTTTTTCGGGAGGCGAACCTTTGCTGCAGGCGGATTTTGTAAGCGCTGTCTCTGCCTTATTGAAAAAAGAAAACATTCATACCGCAATAGAAACGGCTTCTAATGTTCCCTGGGAATCTTTCGAAAAGACTCTGCCCCTGACGGATCTTTTCATCTGCGACATCAAAGCCTTTTCAGACGAACTCCACCAAAAAGGAACCGGGGCCGGCAATAGGCAGATCCTGGATAATCTGACCCGCCTCAGCAGGACCGGGGCCGGGATCCTGTTCCGTATCCCCATAATTCCCTGCTATAATGATACTGAAGATGCTGTTCTGGAAATTGGCGGCTTTGTTCAGAGCCTGGAGCAAAAACACCCGGTGGAACTTCTGGCCTTCCACAACATCTGCGCAGGGAAGTACGATGCCCTGGGAAGAGAATTTGCCGCCAGGGACACTAAACCCCCAAGCGGGGAATTTATGGGGCATTTGAAAAGTACCCTTGAAGAAAAGCTTGATACGGAGGTTATATGGAAACCGTAA
- a CDS encoding pyruvate formate lyase family protein, with amino-acid sequence METVNIMEKTRIDKLRAIAFDNGHHPNNGVELEYLTAKAYLETGTEQFHNLRRAKIDCAIFDNYNIEVTPGELLAGRFSHDTALTAEQEELRRKGSEAIKNGGVMSGYAQASTGHRVLDYEKLLNKGAKSILAQIEEKLSAIDYSKTDDAEKALFYQSSKISLEGLCRFACRFHDQLLTLADRESDSVQKAEYLRMAKNFEKAPYEPCTGFYEALQIVWFCQFSLNLLADTSLAGRADNYLYPFYKSDIEKGLLTPDEAYELIVNFYCKQNEIYDTWPGSLMVGGVDRQNRPVWNELSEMFINAIETTGLINPSVSVAYTKDMPPHLLDTCVDIISKGYTKPSIFNDRIVRKGLEDAGVNTIDAREYIHSTCVEITPIACSNIQVATPYINPTKALEYVLGRGRPLFGEACGLSKDIIISEDDFEDFDSFYTTVKNVMAEIIRKAMIDDCYYALQRKRYHSSPLSSALINDCIELGMDAGAGGAKYNFIYPCFPGYVTLVDSMAAIKTAVFDEKKLTLNELAGLCATNFKDEERMRLYLVNRCAKFGNDDDSADAIGKDFYDFLRTELTKYRHCLGKTATFHPSYFAWIQHGRLGKIAAATPNGRKQGEALSENLGASQGMDRNSPLGVVRSISKLDQSYGIGGIATNFRFSQSFAASAEGKRALVEFIKYFMDQDCFEIQFNVVDQAVLLDAKANPEKYATLMVRVAGYSDYFTNLAPEIQDEIILRTEHNAI; translated from the coding sequence ATGGAAACCGTAAACATCATGGAAAAAACACGTATCGATAAACTCAGGGCTATTGCCTTTGACAATGGCCATCATCCGAATAATGGCGTGGAGCTTGAATACCTCACGGCCAAGGCCTATCTTGAAACAGGGACAGAACAGTTTCACAACCTCCGCAGAGCCAAAATCGACTGCGCTATTTTTGACAATTACAATATCGAAGTTACCCCCGGTGAACTGCTCGCGGGCCGCTTCTCTCACGATACGGCGCTGACAGCAGAACAGGAAGAACTGCGCCGAAAAGGCAGTGAGGCCATCAAAAACGGCGGCGTCATGAGCGGCTATGCTCAGGCTTCCACAGGCCACCGGGTGCTGGACTATGAAAAGCTCCTTAACAAGGGCGCCAAAAGCATCCTCGCCCAAATTGAAGAAAAACTCTCCGCCATTGATTACAGCAAAACCGATGACGCTGAAAAAGCCCTTTTCTACCAATCGTCAAAAATTTCCCTGGAAGGTCTCTGCCGTTTTGCCTGCCGTTTCCACGACCAACTTCTGACCCTCGCTGACAGAGAAAGCGATTCTGTCCAAAAGGCCGAATATCTCAGGATGGCGAAAAATTTTGAAAAGGCCCCTTACGAACCCTGTACTGGTTTTTACGAGGCCCTGCAGATCGTGTGGTTCTGTCAGTTCAGTCTCAACCTCCTGGCCGATACCAGCCTGGCTGGTCGGGCCGATAATTATCTTTATCCCTTTTATAAAAGCGATATTGAAAAGGGCCTCCTTACACCCGATGAAGCCTATGAATTGATAGTAAACTTTTACTGCAAACAAAATGAAATTTACGACACCTGGCCCGGTTCGCTCATGGTAGGCGGGGTAGACAGGCAAAACCGTCCTGTATGGAATGAACTCTCCGAAATGTTTATTAACGCAATAGAAACCACCGGCCTCATTAACCCCTCGGTTTCGGTGGCATACACCAAAGATATGCCCCCTCATCTTCTTGATACCTGCGTCGATATAATTTCCAAAGGCTATACCAAACCTTCGATCTTTAACGACCGCATAGTAAGAAAGGGTCTTGAGGATGCAGGCGTTAACACTATTGATGCGCGGGAATATATTCACAGTACCTGTGTGGAAATTACCCCCATTGCCTGTTCCAATATACAGGTTGCCACACCGTACATTAATCCGACCAAGGCCCTTGAGTATGTGCTTGGCAGGGGCCGGCCCCTCTTCGGCGAAGCGTGCGGGCTTTCAAAAGATATTATCATTAGTGAAGATGACTTTGAAGATTTTGACAGTTTTTATACTACCGTAAAAAATGTCATGGCGGAAATTATACGCAAAGCCATGATCGACGACTGCTATTATGCACTCCAGAGGAAACGCTATCATTCATCACCGCTTTCATCGGCCCTCATCAACGATTGTATTGAACTGGGTATGGACGCGGGAGCCGGGGGCGCCAAGTATAACTTTATCTATCCCTGTTTCCCCGGCTATGTAACCCTGGTAGATTCCATGGCGGCAATCAAAACCGCTGTCTTTGATGAAAAGAAACTTACCCTGAACGAACTTGCCGGTCTTTGTGCAACAAATTTCAAAGACGAAGAAAGGATGAGGCTTTACCTTGTTAACCGCTGCGCCAAATTCGGAAACGATGATGACAGCGCAGATGCCATAGGCAAGGACTTTTATGACTTTCTCCGTACTGAACTTACAAAATACCGCCACTGCCTTGGAAAAACCGCTACCTTCCACCCCAGCTACTTCGCCTGGATACAGCACGGCAGGCTGGGAAAGATCGCCGCCGCCACCCCCAACGGCAGGAAGCAGGGCGAAGCTCTTTCAGAAAACCTCGGCGCTTCCCAGGGCATGGATAGAAATTCTCCTCTGGGAGTGGTAAGATCAATCTCCAAGCTGGATCAAAGTTACGGCATAGGCGGCATAGCGACCAACTTCAGGTTTTCCCAATCCTTCGCGGCGTCAGCGGAAGGCAAAAGAGCCCTGGTAGAATTTATCAAGTACTTCATGGATCAGGATTGTTTTGAAATCCAGTTCAATGTGGTGGATCAGGCTGTCCTTCTGGACGCCAAAGCGAACCCGGAAAAATACGCAACCCTCATGGTACGTGTTGCAGGCTACAGCGATTATTTTACCAATCTTGCCCCGGAGATACAGGACGAGATCATACTGCGAACGGAGCACAACGCAATATAG
- a CDS encoding glycoside hydrolase family 2 protein: MKLSLTKDWKLLYRDLSVTENQALDVLEAKDFIDAGSLPCDAHVPLIKAGVIQDPVVADYSYACEWMERKSWWYRRDFEVAEKDLACRAARLVIESLDLFAHIFINGRLVGTHQSCHFPYVQDIAKYLHAGKNSLLVRLSMGPEGVTKGDYDYLADYICTEYDGGRGDRGEKARAFLRKPQYVYGWDWGPRVGTVGIMKDAWIDFLGDAVITHVQPITMEAKKDAKLRFEVEFESLLPISTQEAWLTLDVKLEGKAVYTEIRNVLALSGTNYVDFAVTLPDAKLWWPSGAGAQPLYTAEVSIKTAKTKTKSDPVKFGIRTVELNLEKYGDNDHRFAVRVNGIDIYCKGGDWIPADSIYARVSSAKYRTLIAEAKECNFNMLRIWGGGLYEQDEFYNLCDEMGILLWHDFMFACTLVPDNQEWYLELVRKEIDYQTKRLRRHPSLALWCGNNENPMIFENYLKADAKDRFSGGLHIYNELIPSLIRSNCPEIPYWPSSPYGGKNPNDNEVGDRHHWGDCTMNPDMEKRITPEAYDLVTSRFVTEYGYIGPCSEATIKKYYGKNPMVHNDKIWNLHNNTFEKATVPEGIRKHYIDPEGLELKDYLQYARLVQGLMYSYSLEAIRFYPKNDGSLFWMYNDTWGEVGWTIIDYYLDRKPSYYYVKRAFEPTKFILRAAKDKVRVMGINDTTKEKSVELEYGYAGFDGKFDKAKKTVLLPAFSKGIVLEFSKPKGDVKKGVIYARAKDAPLAILRTGPFRNYAAADSSVTVTKFETKGKDIQVTLQSSGYSHAVSLGLPADIHLDDEYFDMLPGDVHTVTIRDAAGKLEKTGVKPRFLKPGKK, encoded by the coding sequence ATGAAACTTTCACTTACAAAAGACTGGAAATTATTATACCGTGATTTGTCGGTTACCGAAAATCAGGCGCTGGATGTCCTTGAAGCCAAGGACTTTATCGATGCGGGCAGCCTGCCCTGTGACGCCCATGTGCCCCTTATCAAAGCCGGGGTCATACAGGACCCGGTGGTTGCGGATTATAGTTACGCCTGTGAATGGATGGAAAGGAAATCCTGGTGGTACCGCCGTGATTTCGAAGTAGCCGAAAAAGATCTTGCCTGCCGCGCCGCGCGGCTTGTTATTGAAAGCCTGGATCTTTTTGCTCATATTTTCATCAATGGAAGGCTTGTGGGAACACATCAGAGCTGCCATTTCCCCTATGTTCAGGATATAGCCAAATACCTTCATGCAGGGAAAAACTCCCTCCTGGTACGCCTGAGTATGGGGCCCGAGGGCGTGACCAAGGGTGATTACGATTACCTCGCTGATTACATCTGCACTGAATATGACGGCGGCAGAGGAGACCGGGGAGAAAAGGCTCGGGCCTTCCTCCGCAAGCCCCAGTATGTTTACGGCTGGGACTGGGGTCCCCGGGTGGGAACTGTAGGGATAATGAAGGACGCCTGGATAGATTTTCTGGGGGATGCCGTAATTACCCATGTACAGCCCATTACGATGGAAGCCAAAAAAGACGCAAAACTGCGTTTCGAGGTTGAGTTTGAAAGCCTCCTCCCCATATCAACCCAGGAAGCCTGGCTTACCCTGGATGTCAAGCTTGAAGGGAAAGCGGTATATACCGAAATCCGCAATGTCCTGGCTTTGTCGGGTACGAATTATGTTGATTTCGCGGTAACACTGCCGGATGCAAAATTGTGGTGGCCCAGCGGTGCAGGAGCCCAGCCCCTTTACACCGCCGAAGTTAGTATTAAAACTGCTAAAACAAAAACTAAAAGCGATCCGGTAAAATTCGGCATCAGAACCGTAGAACTCAACCTGGAAAAATACGGCGACAACGATCACCGCTTTGCTGTCCGGGTCAATGGTATTGACATTTACTGTAAAGGCGGCGACTGGATTCCCGCAGATTCCATATACGCCAGGGTAAGCTCCGCAAAATACCGTACCCTGATTGCAGAAGCAAAAGAATGTAACTTTAATATGCTGCGTATTTGGGGCGGCGGCCTTTACGAGCAGGATGAATTCTACAATCTCTGCGACGAGATGGGTATACTGCTCTGGCACGACTTTATGTTTGCCTGTACCCTTGTACCTGATAATCAGGAGTGGTATCTGGAATTGGTCAGAAAAGAAATCGACTACCAGACCAAACGGCTCAGGCGGCATCCTTCCCTGGCCCTGTGGTGCGGAAATAACGAAAATCCCATGATATTCGAAAATTACTTAAAAGCCGATGCCAAAGACCGGTTCTCAGGCGGCCTTCACATTTACAATGAACTTATCCCATCCCTTATCAGATCAAACTGTCCCGAAATCCCCTACTGGCCTTCTTCACCTTACGGCGGCAAGAACCCCAATGACAACGAAGTTGGAGACCGGCACCATTGGGGAGACTGTACCATGAATCCCGATATGGAAAAACGTATAACACCGGAAGCTTACGATCTGGTTACATCCCGTTTTGTTACCGAATACGGATACATAGGTCCCTGTTCCGAAGCTACCATTAAAAAGTATTACGGCAAGAACCCGATGGTTCACAATGATAAAATCTGGAACCTCCATAACAATACTTTTGAAAAAGCCACGGTTCCCGAGGGGATACGCAAACACTATATCGATCCCGAGGGGCTTGAGCTTAAGGATTACCTCCAGTACGCACGGCTCGTGCAGGGTCTTATGTACTCTTATTCCCTTGAAGCAATCCGTTTCTATCCCAAAAATGACGGTTCCCTTTTCTGGATGTACAACGATACCTGGGGCGAAGTTGGTTGGACTATTATCGATTATTACCTTGACCGCAAGCCTTCTTATTATTATGTGAAACGCGCCTTTGAGCCCACCAAATTTATCCTGCGGGCTGCTAAAGACAAAGTACGGGTCATGGGAATAAACGATACGACAAAAGAGAAAAGCGTAGAACTGGAATACGGTTACGCCGGTTTTGATGGGAAGTTTGACAAAGCTAAAAAGACTGTGCTGCTGCCGGCCTTTAGCAAAGGTATTGTGCTGGAATTTTCCAAACCCAAGGGGGATGTCAAAAAAGGCGTCATTTATGCCCGGGCAAAGGATGCTCCCCTGGCGATCCTGCGGACAGGACCGTTCCGCAATTATGCTGCTGCTGATAGTTCTGTAACAGTCACCAAATTCGAAACCAAGGGAAAAGACATCCAGGTTACCCTTCAGAGTTCAGGTTACAGTCACGCCGTTTCACTGGGGCTTCCGGCGGACATTCACCTTGACGACGAGTATTTCGACATGCTCCCCGGTGATGTACATACGGTAACAATCAGGGATGCAGCCGGTAAGCTGGAGAAAACTGGCGTCAAACCGAGATTTTTGAAACCTGGCAAAAAGTAG
- a CDS encoding helix-turn-helix domain-containing protein, which translates to MFAGVYTPNMIRDAIFSMVNNDYSKYGAQIRNALNFITNNCASDLSLADVAAALYISPSYLTRLLKSKTGKGFNAWLHIIRIEKTKELLEKSDLRHYEIAEQVGYNSYKIFSEYFSKIVGCNARNYRGTIRGCMKS; encoded by the coding sequence TTGTTTGCCGGTGTCTATACGCCTAATATGATTCGAGATGCGATTTTTTCCATGGTGAACAATGATTATTCAAAATATGGCGCTCAAATAAGGAATGCCCTTAATTTTATCACTAATAATTGCGCTTCTGATCTTTCTCTGGCTGACGTAGCTGCTGCACTTTATATTTCTCCCAGTTACCTTACCCGGCTTCTTAAAAGTAAAACGGGCAAAGGTTTTAATGCATGGCTCCACATTATTCGAATTGAAAAAACCAAAGAGCTGCTGGAAAAATCGGATCTCAGACACTATGAAATTGCAGAACAAGTCGGCTACAATTCTTACAAGATATTCAGTGAATACTTCAGTAAAATCGTGGGGTGCAACGCCCGCAATTATCGGGGAACCATTCGGGGTTGCATGAAATCATAG
- a CDS encoding uroporphyrinogen decarboxylase family protein — translation MNLALVKKLYGSRIALMGNLPTTSVMLKGSAEDVEKAARKAIDDAGAGGGFLLSTGDQCGRDTPEANIFKLVEVARTYGKY, via the coding sequence GTGAATCTGGCGCTGGTGAAGAAGCTCTACGGCAGCCGCATAGCCCTTATGGGCAACCTCCCCACCACCAGCGTGATGCTTAAGGGGAGCGCGGAAGATGTGGAAAAAGCCGCCCGGAAGGCCATTGATGACGCCGGCGCCGGAGGTGGGTTTCTCCTTTCCACCGGCGATCAGTGCGGACGGGATACACCGGAGGCAAATATCTTCAAGCTGGTAGAGGTTGCAAGAACCTACGGAAAGTATTAA
- a CDS encoding uroporphyrinogen decarboxylase family protein gives MKETLTSRERIYKALNHEEADRYPIDLGIHFSTGISIFAYYNLRKYLGLSLDRIQLADTVQMLARVDDDILEKFHCDTVLLNPPYKKLKEWNARDDYRFLIPEQWTPEIEGDYFVVRRGSEKMRMPLDGFFFDGSWIQAKDYPDEENLEYFCHEAERIYQETDKFTCLMGEFSAFFTGLEMACDMLTDPDKVIAENKARLKSQIEKFFRILKYGGEHIGCIEINADMGMQSGPFFSPDCFEQFVMPYMKEFNHIVHENSNIKLFLHCCGSIKPLIPGLIEAELDILNPVQISASDMDPAELKAKFGGKLTFWGGGCNTQNILGFKDEDTVRKNVKELSTIFKPGGGFVFNQVHNIMGNVPPQNIVAMFDEAYKNSFY, from the coding sequence ATGAAAGAAACTCTCACCAGCCGTGAAAGAATCTATAAAGCCCTGAACCATGAGGAAGCGGATCGCTATCCCATTGATTTGGGAATTCATTTTTCTACGGGCATCTCCATATTCGCCTATTACAATCTTCGTAAATATTTGGGCCTATCCCTCGACAGGATACAGCTTGCGGACACCGTGCAGATGCTCGCGAGGGTGGACGATGACATACTCGAAAAGTTCCATTGCGATACAGTGCTCCTCAACCCCCCGTATAAGAAACTCAAGGAATGGAATGCCCGCGATGACTATCGTTTTCTCATTCCTGAACAGTGGACTCCGGAGATTGAAGGTGATTATTTTGTGGTTCGCAGGGGAAGCGAAAAAATGCGTATGCCCCTGGACGGCTTCTTTTTTGACGGCAGCTGGATTCAGGCAAAGGATTATCCTGATGAGGAAAACCTTGAGTATTTCTGCCATGAGGCCGAACGTATCTATCAGGAAACTGACAAATTCACCTGCCTCATGGGAGAGTTCAGCGCCTTTTTTACAGGCCTCGAAATGGCCTGCGATATGCTTACCGACCCCGACAAGGTGATAGCCGAGAACAAGGCCCGCCTGAAAAGCCAAATCGAGAAATTTTTCCGCATCCTCAAATACGGCGGTGAGCATATAGGCTGCATCGAAATCAACGCCGATATGGGAATGCAGTCGGGGCCTTTCTTTTCGCCCGACTGTTTCGAGCAATTTGTCATGCCCTACATGAAAGAATTTAATCACATCGTTCATGAGAATTCAAATATCAAACTGTTCCTTCATTGCTGCGGCAGCATAAAGCCCCTGATCCCGGGTCTCATTGAGGCAGAACTGGACATACTCAACCCGGTGCAGATTTCCGCCTCCGATATGGACCCTGCAGAGCTGAAAGCGAAATTCGGCGGCAAGCTTACTTTCTGGGGCGGAGGCTGCAATACCCAGAATATACTGGGCTTCAAGGATGAAGATACGGTTAGAAAAAACGTAAAAGAATTGAGTACCATCTTCAAACCGGGCGGCGGCTTTGTCTTTAACCAGGTTCACAACATTATGGGGAATGTACCCCCTCAGAACATAGTCGCCATGTTTGACGAGGCTTATAAAAACAGCTTCTATTGA
- a CDS encoding tagaturonate epimerase family protein, with amino-acid sequence MDYLGFNAYEKSINRKGASTVFLAADGNETFLVVQGKNPGFKGTKLPGNKFKIPLDHKNAVILRKLFPFTAPSRVLKQERSFGVGDRLGIAAPGHIRVFEKYDAWPVFAQQSIRELNLTNRTYEDVLDAVTFAVFREGFKKPWGADGDHLKTAKDVKYALSLGFTMITLDCSEHIKNDVTDENAPELPKKYSDKYLGKQFDVGEGLVLSFTETDLKKIAAIYGEAITFAVDMYKKFLKKGQADFEISIDETSTPTTPLQHYFVARELIDEGVSFATIAPRFCGEFQKGIDYIGDLTQFNKEIKAHAIIARHFKYKLSIHSGSDKFSVFPGIGKETRRIFHVKTAGTNWLEAVRVIAAADPTLYREIHKYALSAFDEAKKYYHVTTDLKKIPDVDKVSDADLPKLFDANPDRSNDNVRQLIHITYGLILSKKNEDGSFTYRDKLYKLWRDRENDYTAALVKHIGKHMELLGVKKA; translated from the coding sequence ATGGACTATCTTGGATTCAATGCCTACGAAAAATCAATCAACCGGAAAGGTGCTTCCACGGTTTTTCTAGCCGCAGACGGAAATGAAACCTTCCTTGTGGTACAGGGTAAAAACCCAGGCTTCAAGGGAACCAAACTCCCGGGAAACAAATTTAAAATCCCCCTGGATCACAAAAACGCAGTAATACTGCGAAAGCTTTTTCCGTTTACCGCTCCCAGCCGGGTGCTTAAACAGGAACGCAGCTTTGGCGTCGGCGACCGCTTGGGCATTGCCGCTCCGGGGCACATCAGGGTATTTGAAAAATATGACGCCTGGCCCGTATTTGCCCAGCAGTCCATACGGGAACTCAACCTCACAAACCGTACTTACGAAGATGTCCTTGACGCTGTTACCTTTGCGGTTTTCCGCGAAGGCTTTAAAAAACCCTGGGGCGCTGACGGCGATCACCTCAAGACTGCCAAAGACGTAAAATACGCCCTCTCCCTGGGCTTTACCATGATAACCCTGGACTGTTCAGAGCATATCAAAAACGATGTCACTGACGAGAATGCCCCTGAGCTTCCCAAAAAATACAGCGACAAATATTTAGGCAAACAATTTGATGTTGGCGAAGGCCTTGTCTTAAGTTTTACCGAAACTGATCTTAAAAAAATCGCGGCCATCTACGGCGAAGCTATTACTTTTGCTGTTGATATGTACAAAAAGTTTCTCAAAAAAGGCCAGGCCGATTTTGAAATCTCCATCGACGAAACTTCTACGCCCACTACCCCCTTGCAGCATTACTTCGTCGCCCGGGAACTCATAGACGAGGGAGTATCCTTTGCAACCATAGCCCCCCGTTTCTGTGGGGAATTCCAGAAGGGCATTGACTACATAGGCGACTTAACCCAGTTCAACAAAGAGATAAAAGCCCACGCCATTATTGCCCGCCACTTCAAATACAAGTTGAGCATACATTCGGGTTCAGACAAATTCTCCGTCTTCCCCGGTATAGGCAAGGAAACCCGCCGCATCTTCCACGTAAAGACCGCGGGCACCAACTGGCTCGAAGCTGTACGGGTCATAGCCGCCGCCGATCCCACACTCTACCGGGAGATCCACAAGTACGCCCTTTCCGCCTTTGACGAAGCGAAAAAGTATTACCACGTAACTACAGACCTCAAAAAAATTCCCGACGTAGATAAAGTCAGCGACGCTGACCTGCCCAAACTTTTTGATGCCAACCCCGACCGTTCCAACGATAATGTGCGCCAGCTCATCCATATAACCTACGGCCTCATCCTGAGCAAAAAAAACGAGGACGGCTCTTTTACCTATAGAGATAAACTCTACAAGCTTTGGCGGGATCGGGAGAATGACTATACTGCGGCCCTGGTAAAACATATTGGAAAACACATGGAATTGCTGGGAGTCAAAAAGGCTTAA
- a CDS encoding sugar phosphate isomerase/epimerase family protein has protein sequence MYKGFSSGMLGFGGRKIEEDIPLAVKYGYGGIIIDIVEESKKDPAQFNDLLAKNKLKNGGFGLPVEFRQSEEKFEEGLKKFPACCEFAQKTGALRCITWLSPASDTLDYKSNFELHKTRLAKAAKILENHGIRFGLEFVGPPSSRKGKKYEFIHNLATLDELLDAIGASNMGYLMDVYHWDLAGQSYKDFKKIPGKEWVVMAHINDAPAGLAPEDQQDLERELPGATGVLKIGDFMKGLQDLKYDGPVYVEPFYKPFKTMAFEDALKMSTAAMDKIWTKWE, from the coding sequence ATGTACAAAGGATTTTCGTCGGGTATGCTTGGATTCGGTGGGCGCAAGATAGAGGAAGATATTCCTCTGGCCGTGAAATACGGCTATGGGGGCATCATCATCGATATAGTGGAGGAATCGAAAAAAGATCCTGCCCAGTTCAACGATCTTCTTGCAAAAAACAAATTGAAAAACGGCGGTTTCGGCCTGCCGGTCGAATTCCGTCAATCGGAAGAAAAATTCGAAGAAGGCTTAAAAAAATTCCCGGCCTGCTGCGAATTCGCCCAAAAAACAGGAGCTCTGCGCTGCATCACCTGGCTTAGTCCGGCCAGTGATACTCTCGACTATAAAAGCAATTTTGAGCTTCACAAGACAAGGCTTGCAAAGGCCGCAAAAATTCTGGAAAATCACGGTATACGCTTCGGCCTGGAATTTGTAGGCCCCCCAAGTTCCCGAAAAGGAAAAAAATATGAATTCATTCACAATCTGGCAACCCTGGATGAATTGCTTGACGCCATCGGGGCCTCCAATATGGGATACCTTATGGATGTTTATCATTGGGATCTGGCAGGCCAGAGTTACAAGGACTTCAAAAAAATCCCGGGCAAGGAATGGGTCGTAATGGCTCACATAAACGATGCGCCCGCCGGTCTTGCGCCGGAGGATCAGCAGGATTTGGAAAGGGAGCTGCCCGGCGCTACCGGTGTACTCAAAATCGGAGACTTCATGAAAGGCTTGCAGGATTTAAAATATGACGGCCCCGTTTATGTGGAACCTTTCTACAAGCCATTCAAAACCATGGCCTTCGAGGATGCCCTCAAAATGTCCACTGCAGCAATGGACAAGATTTGGACAAAATGGGAATAA